The Lutibacter profundi genome includes a region encoding these proteins:
- a CDS encoding energy transducer TonB, which produces MKIISATLFLILLIAQTNAQNTLASIDDNVEFKTSELNLVSTKINSQPQFPGGHEELAKYLSKNIRYPRNSENSSSRGKVIVCFKIEKNGRISNVAIVKGVNKILNKEAKRVVINMPNWKPALKNGKATSTLLNLPILFFRN; this is translated from the coding sequence ATGAAAATTATTTCAGCTACATTATTTCTAATACTTTTAATTGCACAAACAAATGCACAAAACACGCTAGCTTCAATAGATGATAATGTGGAATTTAAGACTTCTGAATTAAATTTAGTTTCAACAAAAATAAATTCCCAACCTCAGTTTCCAGGTGGCCATGAAGAATTAGCTAAATATTTAAGTAAAAATATTAGATATCCAAGAAATTCAGAAAATTCAAGTTCTAGAGGGAAAGTTATTGTTTGCTTTAAAATTGAAAAAAATGGAAGAATTTCTAATGTAGCAATTGTTAAAGGTGTTAACAAAATTCTAAATAAAGAAGCTAAAAGAGTTGTTATTAATATGCCTAATTGGAAACCTGCTTTAAAAAATGGTAAGGCTACAAGCACTTTACTTAATTTACCTATTCTATTTTTTAGAAACTAA
- a CDS encoding TonB-dependent receptor, translating into MKQKRQFILAILSLFTMAIYAQSYQVTGTVTDSNSQPLPGVTVTIEGTSRGTTTDFDGKFSIKVESSENLIFSYVGFNEKKLQMDGTRTFNVVLVSGVSLNEVVVVGSRNPNRTAVDTAVPVDVIDVTELLTAGPQINLNQILNYVAPSFTSNTQTISDGTDHIDPASLRGLGPDQVLVLINGKRRHTSSLVNVNGTFGRGSVGTDLNAIPAASIERIEVLRDGAAAQYGSDAIAGVINIVLKRSTNELTVNVTNGAYFSKNSNDQTGGSDGNTTNISANYGLQLGDKGGFINFTGDFDVRDEYSRMKEFEGGIFNLYNTVERVADNAGYDITNLLDDDVSDVIQYGNAAGLGLPLNATKADLQSILSADNTTAELTARGLTRSDFNMRVGQSALRGGRFFANFSLPLNDDGTELYSFAGVSSRVGNSAGFYRLPSQNRTYTPAYINGFLPEINSAITDKSFSVGIKGKVSDWDVDFSNTYGKNEFLYTIGNTFNASMQSASPTTFDAGGFSFAQNTTNLDISKFYEDTMSGFNVAFGAEYRVETYEIYAGELGSYAQYTADGQVITLPSQNPSVDFFDRARPGGSQVFPGFSPANELSRGRSSVAGYLDMEADVTENFLVSLATRYEDYSDFGSTLNFKVATRIKATENTNIRAAFNTGFRAPSLHQLNFNSTSTIFDQNGDPIEVGTFANDSRAAKLLGIPQLKEETSRSLSLGFTSKLPDANLTFTVDGYWIGIDDRVVYTGRFTGPGTGTELDNLLAQANAGAAAFFANAIDTESKGLDVVITHDAMLGGSTKLKTDLAATFSNTKRVGNVKASDVLIAAGKVDTYFDEASRVYLEEAVPRTKINLSHSLTTDKYNIFLRNVYFGEVTEATNNVLRQQVFGTKVVTDLSFGYKATEVLTITVGANNLFDIYPDRAALAFSDGGTNRSSGRFDWSRRAQQFGIGGRFLFARLNFVLK; encoded by the coding sequence ATGAAACAAAAAAGACAATTTATTTTAGCGATTTTATCGCTTTTTACGATGGCAATTTATGCGCAATCGTATCAAGTTACAGGAACGGTTACTGACTCCAATAGTCAGCCATTACCAGGGGTTACTGTTACTATTGAAGGAACATCAAGGGGAACTACTACTGATTTTGATGGAAAATTCTCTATTAAAGTTGAGTCCAGTGAAAATCTTATTTTTTCATACGTTGGATTTAATGAAAAGAAATTACAAATGGATGGAACTAGAACATTTAACGTTGTCTTAGTTTCTGGAGTTTCTTTGAATGAAGTTGTTGTTGTTGGATCTAGAAATCCAAACAGAACAGCTGTAGATACTGCAGTACCAGTTGATGTTATTGATGTGACAGAGCTTCTTACAGCTGGACCACAAATTAATTTAAATCAAATTTTAAATTATGTGGCCCCTTCATTTACATCAAACACACAAACTATTTCTGATGGTACTGACCATATTGATCCTGCTTCTTTGAGAGGTTTAGGTCCAGATCAAGTATTAGTTTTAATTAACGGTAAAAGAAGGCATACTTCTTCATTAGTTAATGTAAATGGAACATTCGGTCGTGGTAGTGTTGGTACAGATTTAAATGCTATACCAGCTGCTTCAATTGAACGTATTGAAGTTTTACGTGATGGTGCAGCAGCACAATATGGTTCTGATGCCATTGCTGGTGTAATTAATATTGTATTAAAAAGAAGTACCAATGAATTAACTGTAAATGTTACTAATGGTGCCTATTTTTCAAAAAATTCAAATGATCAAACTGGAGGTAGCGATGGTAACACAACAAACATAAGTGCTAACTATGGTTTACAACTAGGAGACAAAGGTGGATTTATTAACTTTACTGGTGATTTTGATGTTAGAGATGAATACAGTAGAATGAAAGAATTTGAAGGTGGAATTTTCAACCTTTATAATACTGTTGAAAGAGTTGCAGACAATGCTGGATACGATATTACTAATTTATTAGATGATGACGTTTCTGACGTAATTCAATATGGTAATGCTGCAGGATTAGGCCTACCTCTTAATGCTACAAAAGCTGACCTACAAAGTATATTATCTGCTGATAATACTACTGCAGAATTAACTGCACGTGGATTAACCAGAAGTGATTTTAATATGAGAGTTGGTCAATCTGCTTTACGTGGTGGTCGTTTCTTTGCAAACTTCTCATTACCTCTAAATGATGATGGTACTGAACTTTACTCTTTTGCTGGAGTTAGTTCTAGAGTTGGTAATTCTGCAGGTTTTTACAGACTTCCTAGTCAAAATAGAACATATACACCTGCTTATATCAATGGTTTTTTACCTGAAATTAATTCAGCAATTACTGATAAATCTTTTTCTGTTGGAATAAAGGGTAAAGTTTCTGATTGGGATGTAGATTTTAGTAATACTTACGGTAAAAACGAATTCTTGTATACTATAGGAAATACATTTAATGCTTCTATGCAAAGTGCATCTCCAACAACTTTTGATGCTGGTGGATTCTCATTTGCCCAAAACACTACAAATTTAGATATTAGTAAATTTTATGAAGATACAATGTCTGGTTTTAACGTAGCTTTTGGAGCAGAGTATAGAGTTGAAACTTATGAAATATACGCTGGTGAGTTGGGTTCTTATGCTCAATATACAGCTGATGGACAGGTAATTACTTTACCTTCACAAAATCCTTCAGTAGATTTCTTTGATAGAGCTAGACCAGGTGGATCTCAAGTATTCCCAGGATTTAGCCCTGCTAATGAGTTATCTCGTGGTAGAAGTAGTGTTGCTGGTTATTTAGATATGGAAGCTGATGTTACTGAAAACTTTTTAGTAAGTTTAGCTACTAGATATGAAGACTATTCTGATTTTGGTTCTACATTAAACTTTAAAGTAGCAACTAGAATTAAAGCTACTGAAAACACAAATATTAGAGCTGCATTTAACACTGGTTTTAGAGCTCCTTCATTACACCAATTAAACTTTAACTCTACTTCAACAATTTTTGATCAAAATGGTGATCCAATTGAAGTTGGAACATTTGCTAATGACAGTAGAGCTGCAAAATTATTAGGTATTCCTCAATTAAAAGAAGAAACTTCTAGATCTTTAAGTTTAGGATTTACATCTAAATTACCTGACGCAAATTTAACATTTACTGTTGATGGTTACTGGATTGGTATTGATGATAGAGTTGTATACACGGGTAGATTTACTGGCCCTGGAACAGGTACTGAGTTAGATAACTTATTAGCACAAGCAAATGCTGGAGCCGCTGCATTCTTTGCAAACGCAATAGATACTGAATCAAAAGGTTTAGATGTTGTAATTACTCATGATGCAATGTTGGGTGGTAGTACTAAATTAAAAACAGACTTGGCTGCTACTTTCTCTAACACAAAACGTGTTGGTAATGTAAAAGCATCTGATGTTTTAATAGCTGCAGGTAAAGTTGATACTTATTTTGATGAGGCAAGTAGAGTTTACTTAGAAGAAGCTGTACCTCGTACAAAAATTAATTTATCACATAGTTTAACAACAGATAAATATAATATTTTCTTAAGAAATGTTTATTTCGGTGAAGTAACTGAAGCAACAAATAATGTTCTTAGACAACAAGTGTTTGGAACTAAAGTGGTTACAGATTTATCTTTTGGTTACAAAGCAACAGAAGTTTTAACTATTACTGTTGGTGCTAACAACTTGTTTGATATTTATCCAGATAGAGCTGCTTTAGCATTCTCTGATGGAGGAACAAATAGAAGTAGTGGTAGATTTGATTGGTCAAGAAGAGCACAACAATTTGGTATTGGTGGACGTTTCCTTTTTGCAAGATTAAATTTTGTACTAAAATAA